A genomic segment from Pistricoccus aurantiacus encodes:
- a CDS encoding DoxX family protein, with the protein MQTSLINRILSTHESFSPLVLRVPTGIIFMAHGAQKLFGWFGGNGLEATAQGMASMGLEPGYLMALLAGGGEFFGGLALLLGLLVRPAAVVLSIAMLVAIFAVHIGNGLFMSNNGYEFALSLLTISVSLLISGAGRISIDRSLAHKL; encoded by the coding sequence ATGCAGACATCGCTGATCAATAGAATACTTTCCACCCATGAAAGCTTTTCGCCTCTGGTCTTGCGCGTGCCGACAGGGATCATTTTCATGGCCCACGGCGCCCAGAAACTGTTTGGCTGGTTTGGCGGTAACGGTCTGGAAGCCACCGCGCAAGGGATGGCGTCGATGGGCCTCGAGCCGGGTTACCTGATGGCCTTGCTGGCCGGCGGCGGCGAGTTCTTCGGCGGCCTTGCCCTGCTTCTGGGGCTGCTGGTTCGACCGGCCGCCGTCGTGCTGTCAATTGCCATGCTGGTCGCCATCTTTGCGGTGCATATCGGTAATGGCCTGTTCATGAGCAACAACGGTTATGAATTCGCCCTTTCCCTGCTGACCATCTCGGTATCGCTGCTCATCAGCGGAGCGGGCAGGATTTCAATCGATCGCAGCCTGGCTCACAAGCTTTAG
- a CDS encoding glutathione S-transferase family protein: MGLLINGEWHDQWYDTKKHGGEFVRESAKLRDWVTADGQPTPQGQEAVPAEADRFHLYVSLACPWAHRTLIMRKLKGLEPLIGASHVSPLMLDQGWTYHVDEGSSGDPVNGVEYHRQLYTLTNPNYTGRVTVPALWDKQDNRIINNESADLVRIFNDAFDEITGNRLDFYPEELRETIDAVNADVYDHINNGVYKAGFATEQAVYDKHVTALFEALDRMEARLGEQRYLAGEWLTEADIRLFTTLIRFDAVYHGHFKCNLRRIEDYPNLSNYLRELYQWPGVKETVNFDHIKRHYYYSHANINPTRIVPKGPILALERDHNRNRLPGQWIYRA, translated from the coding sequence ATGGGCCTGTTAATCAACGGCGAGTGGCACGATCAATGGTACGACACCAAAAAACACGGCGGTGAGTTCGTACGCGAATCCGCCAAGCTGCGCGATTGGGTGACAGCGGACGGACAGCCGACCCCGCAGGGCCAGGAGGCCGTGCCCGCCGAGGCGGACCGCTTTCATCTTTATGTGTCACTCGCCTGTCCCTGGGCGCATCGCACCTTGATCATGCGTAAGCTGAAGGGATTGGAGCCGTTGATCGGTGCATCCCACGTCAGCCCGCTGATGCTGGATCAGGGCTGGACGTACCATGTCGATGAAGGCTCCAGCGGCGATCCTGTCAACGGGGTGGAATATCATCGTCAGCTCTATACCCTCACCAACCCGAATTATACGGGGCGCGTCACGGTACCGGCCCTATGGGACAAGCAGGATAACCGCATCATCAACAACGAGTCCGCGGATCTGGTCCGGATCTTCAATGATGCCTTTGACGAGATAACCGGCAATCGTCTCGATTTTTATCCCGAGGAACTGCGCGAGACCATCGATGCCGTCAACGCCGATGTCTACGATCATATCAACAACGGCGTCTACAAGGCCGGTTTCGCCACCGAGCAGGCGGTTTACGACAAGCACGTGACGGCATTGTTCGAGGCGCTGGATCGCATGGAGGCGCGCTTGGGCGAGCAGCGCTACCTGGCCGGTGAGTGGCTGACCGAAGCGGATATCCGGCTATTCACTACCCTGATTCGTTTCGATGCGGTCTATCACGGCCACTTCAAATGCAATCTGCGCCGCATCGAGGATTATCCTAATTTATCGAACTACCTGAGGGAGCTGTACCAGTGGCCGGGGGTCAAGGAGACCGTGAATTTCGACCATATCAAGCGCCACTATTACTACAGTCACGCCAATATCAATCCCACCCGTATCGTGCCAAAGGGTCCGATTCTCGCTCTCGAGCGAGATCACAACCGAAACCGCTTGCCAGGGCAGTGGATTTACAGGGCGTGA
- a CDS encoding NADPH-dependent FMN reductase produces MKLTIILTSTRPGRVGKTVADWFHAYAQANAAGFEIEFADLQELNLPMLDEPNHPAMQKYEHEHTKRWSKIVDDSDAFIFVLPEYNYTPPPTFINAVDYLYNEWNYKPAGFVSYGGISGGIRSTEIAKHLLNTLEMVPIKQQVMIPMVTGHLEDGTFVPTDIHEKSAQTLLETMARWAKALKTMR; encoded by the coding sequence GTGAAACTGACCATCATTCTCACCAGCACTCGCCCCGGCCGGGTCGGCAAGACCGTTGCCGACTGGTTCCACGCCTATGCCCAGGCTAACGCTGCCGGGTTCGAGATCGAATTTGCAGACCTTCAAGAACTCAACCTGCCGATGCTGGATGAACCCAATCATCCCGCCATGCAGAAATACGAGCACGAGCATACCAAGCGCTGGTCGAAGATCGTCGATGACTCGGATGCCTTCATCTTTGTGCTGCCGGAGTACAACTACACTCCACCGCCGACGTTCATCAACGCGGTTGATTATCTGTACAACGAATGGAACTACAAACCCGCCGGCTTCGTAAGCTATGGCGGCATCTCCGGGGGTATCCGATCAACTGAAATCGCCAAACACCTTCTGAACACGCTGGAAATGGTGCCAATCAAGCAACAGGTGATGATCCCCATGGTGACCGGTCATCTTGAGGATGGCACCTTCGTGCCAACGGACATTCACGAAAAGAGCGCGCAAACCCTGCTTGAGACCATGGCCCGATGGGCTAAGGCACTAAAAACCATGCGCTGA
- a CDS encoding pirin family protein → MSNTESNPKLFESYECPIVDGHRLIQHLSSRTAEVGGIPINRILPQRKRRMIGAWCFLDHAGPAVFSVDSQGMRVGPHPHTSLQTFTWMLAGDILHRDSLGSEQVIRPGEVNLMTAGRGIAHTEESLPSESQLHAAQLWIALPYVHRHTEPRFDHYPDLPRWQEQGVDITLLTGALKGHEAPTLAFSPLVGADMLADAATTVHLDLHNHFEYGVLVLEGNLRINQDTFAPNELAYLGCGLDDIALKLDSNTRVLLLGGEPLNEEIFIWWNFVGHSKAEIAKAQKEWEAGDARFGDVPEFDGDRMMPPPIPWRIEPDT, encoded by the coding sequence ATGAGCAATACAGAATCAAACCCTAAGCTGTTCGAGTCGTATGAGTGCCCCATCGTTGATGGTCACCGGCTTATTCAGCATCTCTCGTCGCGTACCGCCGAGGTAGGCGGCATTCCCATCAACCGGATCCTGCCCCAGCGCAAAAGGCGCATGATCGGGGCATGGTGCTTTCTGGATCACGCGGGGCCTGCCGTATTTTCCGTGGATAGCCAGGGCATGCGCGTAGGCCCTCATCCGCATACCAGCCTGCAGACCTTCACCTGGATGCTGGCCGGCGACATTCTGCACCGCGACAGCCTGGGGAGCGAACAGGTGATTCGCCCTGGCGAGGTCAATTTGATGACCGCCGGTCGTGGTATCGCCCATACCGAAGAGTCGCTGCCGAGTGAATCACAGCTGCACGCGGCTCAGCTGTGGATCGCGCTGCCCTATGTCCATCGGCATACCGAGCCACGGTTCGATCACTATCCCGACCTGCCACGCTGGCAGGAGCAGGGGGTCGATATCACGCTGCTCACCGGCGCGCTCAAAGGCCATGAAGCGCCTACCCTCGCCTTCTCGCCGCTGGTGGGTGCCGATATGCTCGCCGACGCCGCGACCACCGTTCACCTGGACCTGCACAATCACTTCGAGTACGGCGTACTTGTGCTCGAAGGCAATCTGCGCATCAATCAGGATACCTTCGCGCCGAACGAACTTGCCTATCTGGGCTGCGGGCTCGACGACATCGCGCTGAAACTTGATTCCAATACGCGCGTGCTGCTGCTGGGCGGCGAACCGCTGAACGAAGAGATCTTCATCTGGTGGAACTTCGTGGGCCATAGCAAGGCCGAGATTGCGAAGGCGCAGAAAGAGTGGGAGGCCGGCGATGCGCGATTCGGTGATGTTCCGGAGTTTGACGGCGACCGGATGATGCCGCCGCCCATTCCATGGCGCATTGAGCCTGATACTTGA
- a CDS encoding pirin family protein — protein MLVRSGDARGYANHGWLRSFHTFSFANYYDPEYMGFRKLRVINEDRVEGGQGFGAHSHRDMEIISYVLEGELAHKDSMGHVEVIRPGDVQRMSAGTGVTHSEFNNAKDKLVHFLQIWIEPEQRGIKPSYEQKNFSIDERQGNWRLVASQDGRDGSVSINQDVNLYAGLFDGGQSATLPTTRYAWLHIARGSAEVNGQVLEAGDAAAFAPDETIELTGRSASEVLLFDLA, from the coding sequence ATGCTTGTTCGTTCTGGTGATGCCCGGGGCTATGCCAATCATGGATGGCTACGCTCTTTTCATACCTTCTCCTTCGCGAACTACTACGACCCCGAGTACATGGGCTTTCGCAAGCTGCGGGTGATCAATGAGGACCGCGTCGAGGGTGGCCAGGGTTTTGGTGCACATTCCCATCGCGACATGGAGATCATTTCCTACGTACTGGAAGGCGAGCTGGCCCACAAGGACAGCATGGGCCACGTCGAGGTCATTCGCCCCGGCGATGTCCAGCGCATGTCCGCCGGCACTGGCGTGACGCACAGCGAGTTCAATAACGCCAAGGACAAGCTCGTCCACTTTCTGCAGATCTGGATCGAGCCGGAACAGCGGGGCATCAAACCCAGCTACGAGCAAAAGAACTTTTCCATCGATGAGCGTCAGGGAAACTGGCGGCTCGTGGCCTCCCAAGACGGTCGTGACGGCTCCGTGAGCATCAATCAGGACGTCAATCTCTATGCGGGCCTGTTCGATGGCGGTCAGAGCGCGACCCTGCCGACGACACGCTATGCCTGGCTGCATATTGCTCGAGGGAGCGCCGAGGTCAACGGGCAAGTGCTGGAAGCCGGCGATGCCGCAGCCTTCGCACCGGATGAGACGATAGAGCTAACCGGCCGAAGCGCCTCGGAGGTATTGCTGTTCGACCTGGCCTGA
- a CDS encoding alpha-hydroxy-acid oxidizing protein produces MTHRLTGVSPDALDLSVEILGHKLPFPFFVAPMGAHRMVHEEGEVATARGAGMAGTLYCSSGASNMTLEQIAEATAGPKWFQLYFNQDVNVTKSLLRRAKNAGYSAIVLTADALGPGMPDQFRAMGAPFRSDMSFGNHDPARGGTGDFMAQKADLTPDDIKMIKDETGLPVIVKGILRAKDVDPIIAAGADAIQVSNHGGRQIDGVPGAISALPLVAKAVDGRVPVIMDSGIRRGIDVIRALSMGATCVAVGRPVMYGLGVGGAPGVKSVLETLATELRSDMLLTGARSVADLDPSYIAMTGPSAEMQEG; encoded by the coding sequence ATGACCCACCGGCTTACCGGCGTCAGCCCGGATGCGCTCGACCTCTCCGTCGAGATCCTGGGCCACAAGCTGCCCTTCCCGTTCTTTGTCGCTCCGATGGGCGCCCATCGCATGGTCCATGAGGAAGGCGAAGTCGCCACCGCCCGCGGGGCGGGCATGGCGGGCACGCTCTATTGCTCGTCCGGTGCCTCGAACATGACGCTGGAGCAGATCGCGGAAGCCACCGCGGGCCCGAAATGGTTTCAGCTCTATTTCAATCAGGACGTGAATGTCACCAAATCGCTGCTCCGGCGCGCGAAGAATGCGGGCTATTCCGCCATCGTGCTCACCGCAGATGCCCTCGGGCCGGGGATGCCGGACCAGTTCCGCGCGATGGGGGCGCCATTCCGCAGTGACATGAGTTTCGGCAACCACGACCCGGCGCGCGGCGGCACAGGGGATTTCATGGCACAGAAAGCCGATCTGACCCCGGACGACATCAAGATGATCAAGGACGAAACCGGCCTGCCGGTGATCGTCAAGGGCATCTTGCGCGCTAAAGACGTCGATCCCATCATCGCCGCCGGCGCGGACGCGATCCAGGTCTCGAACCACGGCGGGCGCCAGATTGACGGCGTGCCGGGCGCGATCAGCGCGCTGCCGCTGGTCGCCAAGGCCGTGGACGGCCGCGTGCCGGTCATCATGGACAGCGGCATCCGTCGTGGCATCGACGTGATCCGCGCGCTGTCGATGGGCGCGACCTGCGTCGCCGTCGGTCGCCCGGTGATGTACGGTCTCGGCGTCGGCGGCGCCCCGGGGGTGAAGTCGGTGCTGGAAACCCTGGCAACCGAGCTGCGCTCGGACATGCTGCTGACCGGCGCCCGGTCGGTGGCCGACCTCGACCCGTCCTACATCGCCATGACCGGCCCCAGTGCCGAAATGCAGGAGGGTTGA
- a CDS encoding SDR family NAD(P)-dependent oxidoreductase: protein MKLKDRVAIIFGGTSGLGEATAKAYADEGAKLVVVGRDKSKGNRIISELQSRNQESIFVEADVSKAAEVQAVVNKTLEKFEQIDILYNGAGIHDAYKTAIELDEDEYEKLMDINVKGPYLASKAVIPHFLKRGKGVIINIGSQSTHVAGAGGSAYVTSKHAIEGFTKQLAYDFGSKGIKANLIAPGFIESPMTEGIEDKRLNDIPAQRAGKPEEIAALAVFLASDDSNYMHGSTVTMDGGWTTGR, encoded by the coding sequence ATGAAATTGAAGGATAGGGTTGCCATTATATTCGGTGGAACATCCGGTCTTGGGGAAGCGACTGCCAAGGCCTATGCAGATGAAGGTGCAAAATTAGTGGTAGTAGGTCGCGACAAATCAAAAGGCAATCGCATTATCAGTGAGCTTCAGAGCAGAAATCAGGAATCAATCTTCGTCGAGGCAGATGTATCGAAAGCTGCAGAAGTGCAAGCAGTTGTAAATAAAACGTTGGAAAAATTTGAGCAAATAGACATCCTCTATAATGGCGCCGGCATTCACGACGCTTACAAAACAGCGATTGAATTGGACGAAGATGAATATGAAAAGCTGATGGATATCAACGTCAAGGGGCCTTATCTAGCCTCGAAAGCGGTGATTCCACACTTTTTGAAGAGGGGCAAGGGCGTCATCATCAATATCGGCTCTCAATCCACCCATGTAGCGGGAGCAGGTGGATCGGCATACGTCACGTCGAAACATGCGATAGAAGGCTTCACGAAACAACTGGCCTATGACTTTGGTAGTAAGGGCATTAAAGCTAACCTTATCGCCCCAGGATTTATAGAGTCACCAATGACTGAGGGAATTGAAGACAAACGCTTGAATGATATCCCGGCACAACGGGCTGGAAAGCCTGAAGAGATCGCAGCGCTTGCCGTATTCCTGGCCTCCGACGATTCCAATTACATGCACGGATCGACAGTTACCATGGACGGTGGATGGACTACCGGTAGATAG
- a CDS encoding MBL fold metallo-hydrolase, protein MLKKRTLTTALLLAAAGPAMAFTHTGKDVDKSMFEGREIAPDPWADQCDVERSLVPIEGKENLYRHTNNTFPATHSGLVLIQDEGALVIDAGNRCAAEWLRDEIRERFDKEITLAILTHAHFDHLAGSSVYQEAGAEIIAQRNALEPIIGEKMPVAEPTITFDEEMTVTFGDYEVLLHHEPAGNHSNSMVQVWIPELSAMQCTDVCQSETFPYMDFLDFYYPGWIETLDWVIDKNPDVIDVGHYSPATAEDQVALRDYMTELHDQVLELHREGMPWDQLWRNVTAGNEHKDDWFGYEYMRVHNIRGMFRWVDNHRRGLW, encoded by the coding sequence ATGCTGAAGAAACGTACCCTGACCACCGCGCTGCTACTGGCGGCCGCGGGTCCCGCGATGGCCTTCACCCACACCGGTAAAGACGTCGACAAGTCGATGTTCGAAGGTCGCGAGATCGCGCCCGACCCGTGGGCCGATCAATGCGATGTCGAACGCAGCCTCGTGCCGATCGAAGGCAAGGAGAACCTGTATCGCCACACCAACAACACCTTCCCGGCGACCCACTCCGGGCTGGTGCTGATCCAGGACGAAGGCGCTCTGGTCATCGATGCGGGCAACCGCTGTGCGGCGGAGTGGCTGCGTGACGAAATCAGGGAGCGCTTCGACAAGGAGATCACCCTGGCCATCCTGACCCACGCGCATTTCGACCACCTCGCGGGCTCGAGCGTGTATCAGGAAGCTGGAGCGGAGATCATCGCCCAGCGCAACGCTCTCGAGCCAATCATCGGCGAGAAGATGCCCGTGGCCGAGCCCACGATAACCTTCGACGAGGAGATGACCGTCACCTTTGGCGACTACGAAGTATTGCTCCACCACGAGCCGGCGGGCAACCACTCCAACAGCATGGTCCAGGTCTGGATTCCCGAGTTGAGCGCCATGCAGTGCACGGATGTGTGTCAGTCCGAGACCTTCCCCTACATGGATTTCCTGGACTTCTACTATCCGGGCTGGATCGAAACGCTGGACTGGGTGATCGACAAGAATCCGGACGTGATCGACGTCGGCCATTACTCCCCGGCAACCGCCGAGGACCAGGTCGCGCTGCGGGATTACATGACCGAGCTGCACGACCAAGTGCTCGAGCTCCATCGCGAGGGAATGCCCTGGGACCAACTGTGGCGCAACGTCACGGCGGGCAACGAGCACAAGGACGACTGGTTCGGCTATGAGTATATGCGCGTCCACAACATTCGCGGCATGTTCCGCTGGGTGGACAACCATCGTCGCGGCCTGTGGTAA
- a CDS encoding efflux RND transporter permease subunit, giving the protein MFAGIIRHGTLVTVVTLILTILGAAAALRIPIQMIPDLETRTVTVETTWAGATPQDIEKEILIEQERFLRNVPNLSELTSTATSGVAEIELEFPFGVDITETLIQVNNALSQVPSYPNNVDEPRIVAASFSSNAFMGFRITTLPDNPDELNIDLMRDFVEDRVRPRMESVAGVSEVTVGGGADRQMQIIVDEAKLAQRGLSLLDLRDAITRRNQDVSGGEVDAGKRRYLLRTEGRFRDLDELRQLVVSRSGDSVVRLLEVAAVRQGQSRMRELSYVNGQRVLMMRVRREAGSNVIDIKRAMLDEVKRINEEVLEPEGMRLTLTNDDVRYVEASVANVWTNLGIGAAFVTLVMYLFLRSGRATFTGVVGVPLCAIAAFMGLMLTGRTINVISLAGIAFALGMTVDNSIVVLENIERHRRLGLDRFESALKGVQEVWPAVLASTMTTMLVFLPILFIEEEAGQLYSDVAIAISSAIFASMLVAVTLIPTLSARLDFGNGQSATDEYGNVSAGGWASAMVSAVRWLVAGPLRRSMVILGTVAASALIILVLTPPAEYLPEGEEPKTFASMNAPPGYNLEEMDRIAQQVEAQLLPQVNADPAPFEAGETSIPPLAFMYTQVNPTDMRIIAQTRDPDHIEALMTELTELYEQFPGMRAFTAKGSIISSNDGGTRSINLDISGPDLVSIYRVANRVYQRAQAVFDNPRIQTQPATLSLAQPLIQVRPDWDRAAELGLDTEAIGFTVASLTEGAYVDDFFLDDEKIDIYLYGSKGPNPGLQVLPDAMVHTPQGATLPLSSLAAIEETVDTSVVRRLDGRRTVTLNVIPPDDVPLEAGVERVNTELLAAMRDSGEVPTDVAIDISGASDQLNATRDALSGNFLIALVIVYLLLVAIFSHWGFPLLILTAIPLGIAGGIVGLALMNLVGGLLPMIGLRPLSQPFDMITMLGFLILMGTVVNNPILVVEQARQNLRTQGASVVDAVIGAVATRLRPIAMTTLTTICGLSPLVFLPGEGTELYRGVGAIVLFGLLGAATVTLTFLPALTVSVLSWRRKRENGEGARAGKPGAAPGK; this is encoded by the coding sequence ATGTTTGCCGGGATCATTCGACACGGCACTTTGGTGACGGTGGTCACCCTGATCCTCACGATTCTTGGAGCGGCCGCGGCACTTCGCATTCCCATTCAGATGATCCCGGATCTGGAAACCCGTACGGTCACGGTGGAAACCACCTGGGCCGGCGCCACCCCCCAGGACATCGAGAAGGAAATACTGATCGAGCAGGAGCGCTTTCTGCGCAACGTGCCCAACCTCAGCGAGCTGACCTCGACGGCGACCAGCGGCGTTGCCGAAATCGAGCTGGAGTTTCCCTTCGGTGTCGATATCACCGAAACCCTGATCCAGGTGAACAACGCCCTCAGCCAGGTGCCCAGCTATCCGAACAATGTCGATGAGCCGCGCATCGTGGCCGCCTCTTTTTCTTCCAACGCCTTCATGGGTTTTCGCATCACCACCCTGCCGGATAATCCGGACGAGCTGAATATCGATCTGATGCGCGACTTCGTGGAGGATCGCGTCAGGCCCCGGATGGAGAGCGTGGCCGGTGTCTCGGAGGTGACGGTGGGCGGTGGCGCCGACCGGCAGATGCAGATCATCGTGGATGAAGCGAAACTGGCCCAGCGCGGCCTGAGCCTGCTCGATCTGCGTGACGCCATCACCCGCCGCAATCAGGACGTCTCCGGCGGTGAGGTGGACGCCGGCAAGCGTCGCTATCTGCTGCGAACCGAAGGCCGGTTTCGTGATCTGGACGAACTGCGCCAGCTGGTGGTTTCCCGAAGCGGCGACAGCGTGGTGAGATTATTGGAAGTGGCCGCGGTGCGCCAAGGGCAGTCCCGCATGCGCGAGCTGTCCTACGTCAACGGCCAGCGCGTGCTGATGATGCGGGTGCGCCGGGAAGCCGGCTCGAATGTGATCGATATCAAGCGCGCCATGCTGGACGAAGTGAAACGCATCAATGAAGAGGTGCTGGAACCGGAAGGGATGCGGCTTACCCTCACCAACGATGATGTGCGCTACGTGGAGGCCTCGGTGGCCAACGTCTGGACCAACCTGGGGATCGGCGCCGCCTTTGTCACCCTGGTGATGTATCTGTTCCTGCGTTCCGGTCGCGCGACGTTCACCGGCGTGGTCGGTGTGCCGCTGTGCGCCATCGCCGCCTTCATGGGCCTAATGCTCACCGGTCGTACCATCAACGTGATTTCCCTGGCGGGGATCGCGTTCGCGCTCGGCATGACCGTCGATAACAGTATCGTCGTGCTGGAAAACATCGAGCGGCACCGGCGACTAGGTCTGGACCGGTTCGAGTCCGCGCTGAAAGGGGTTCAGGAGGTCTGGCCGGCGGTGCTCGCCTCCACCATGACCACCATGCTGGTGTTCCTGCCCATCCTGTTCATCGAAGAAGAGGCCGGCCAACTGTATTCGGATGTGGCCATCGCCATCTCTTCCGCCATCTTCGCCTCGATGCTGGTAGCGGTCACCCTCATTCCCACCCTGAGTGCGCGGCTGGACTTCGGCAATGGTCAATCCGCTACGGATGAATACGGCAATGTCTCTGCCGGGGGCTGGGCCAGTGCCATGGTATCGGCGGTGCGCTGGCTGGTGGCCGGCCCGCTGCGGCGCTCTATGGTGATCCTGGGCACCGTCGCCGCGAGTGCCCTGATCATCCTGGTGCTGACCCCGCCGGCGGAATACCTGCCCGAGGGGGAGGAGCCCAAGACCTTTGCCTCCATGAACGCACCGCCCGGCTACAACCTCGAGGAAATGGATCGCATCGCCCAGCAGGTGGAAGCGCAGCTGCTGCCTCAGGTAAACGCCGATCCGGCGCCCTTTGAAGCGGGGGAGACATCAATTCCGCCGCTGGCCTTCATGTACACGCAGGTCAATCCCACGGACATGCGGATCATCGCGCAAACCCGCGATCCCGACCATATCGAAGCGTTGATGACAGAACTCACCGAGCTTTACGAGCAGTTCCCCGGCATGCGCGCCTTTACCGCCAAAGGCTCGATCATCTCCAGCAACGATGGCGGTACCCGCAGCATCAACCTGGACATATCCGGGCCTGATCTGGTGTCCATCTATCGCGTCGCCAACCGCGTCTACCAGCGGGCCCAGGCGGTATTCGACAACCCGCGCATCCAGACGCAACCGGCCACCCTGTCCCTGGCGCAGCCGCTGATCCAGGTGCGCCCGGACTGGGACCGCGCCGCCGAGCTGGGGCTGGATACCGAAGCGATCGGCTTTACCGTGGCGTCGCTGACGGAAGGCGCCTACGTGGACGACTTCTTCCTCGACGACGAGAAAATCGATATCTATCTGTACGGCAGCAAAGGTCCGAATCCGGGCCTGCAGGTGTTGCCGGACGCCATGGTGCATACACCGCAAGGCGCGACGCTGCCGCTTTCCAGCCTGGCCGCGATCGAGGAAACCGTCGATACCAGCGTCGTGCGCCGCCTTGACGGCCGCAGAACCGTGACGCTTAACGTGATTCCACCGGACGATGTGCCGCTCGAGGCCGGCGTCGAGCGGGTCAACACGGAACTGCTGGCCGCCATGCGTGACAGCGGCGAGGTGCCCACGGATGTGGCCATCGACATCTCCGGCGCCAGCGACCAGCTCAACGCCACCCGCGATGCGCTCAGCGGTAATTTCTTGATCGCGCTGGTGATTGTTTATCTGCTGCTGGTGGCCATCTTTTCCCACTGGGGCTTTCCCCTGCTGATACTGACCGCGATTCCGCTGGGCATTGCCGGGGGTATTGTCGGCCTGGCGCTGATGAATCTGGTCGGCGGGCTCTTGCCGATGATTGGCCTACGCCCCCTCAGTCAGCCCTTTGACATGATCACCATGCTGGGTTTTCTGATTCTGATGGGCACCGTGGTGAACAACCCGATCCTGGTGGTGGAACAGGCCCGCCAGAATCTGCGTACCCAAGGCGCCTCAGTGGTGGATGCGGTAATCGGTGCGGTGGCCACCCGCCTGAGACCCATTGCCATGACCACATTGACCACCATCTGCGGCCTGTCGCCGCTGGTGTTCCTGCCCGGCGAAGGCACGGAGCTGTATCGGGGGGTGGGGGCCATCGTGCTGTTCGGCCTGCTGGGCGCGGCCACGGTCACGCTGACGTTCCTGCCCGCGCTGACGGTCTCGGTGCTGAGCTGGCGACGCAAACGCGAAAATGGAGAAGGCGCTCGAGCGGGAAAACCGGGTGCCGCGCCTGGCAAATGA
- the wrbA gene encoding NAD(P)H:quinone oxidoreductase produces MTKVLVLYYSMYGHIETMANTVAEGARGVEGVDVTVKRVPETMDSEAFKSAGGKTEQDAPVATPAELAEYDAIIFGTPTRFGNMAGQMRTFLDQTGGLWVKGGLVGKVASVFTSTGTGGGEEMTITSTWTTLAHHGMVIVPIGYATPELFDISQVGGGTPYGASTIAGGDGSRQPDDRELAIARFQGEHVAKIAAKLKS; encoded by the coding sequence ATGACAAAAGTACTAGTTCTTTACTATTCCATGTACGGCCATATCGAAACCATGGCCAACACCGTCGCCGAAGGCGCACGTGGTGTAGAAGGCGTCGACGTCACGGTCAAGCGTGTTCCGGAAACCATGGATAGCGAAGCCTTCAAATCCGCCGGCGGCAAGACGGAGCAAGATGCGCCGGTGGCCACGCCCGCAGAACTTGCGGAATACGATGCGATTATCTTTGGCACGCCGACGCGCTTTGGCAACATGGCGGGCCAGATGCGCACCTTCCTGGATCAGACCGGTGGCCTGTGGGTCAAGGGGGGCCTGGTCGGCAAGGTGGCGAGTGTCTTTACCTCTACCGGTACCGGCGGCGGGGAAGAAATGACCATCACCTCCACCTGGACCACCCTCGCACACCATGGCATGGTGATCGTGCCGATCGGCTACGCCACCCCGGAGCTGTTCGATATCTCTCAGGTCGGCGGCGGTACACCCTATGGCGCTTCGACCATCGCAGGCGGTGATGGCTCGCGCCAGCCCGACGACCGTGAGCTGGCCATTGCCCGCTTCCAGGGCGAGCACGTGGCCAAAATCGCTGCAAAGCTGAAAAGCTGA